One genomic window of Musa acuminata AAA Group cultivar baxijiao unplaced genomic scaffold, Cavendish_Baxijiao_AAA HiC_scaffold_1137, whole genome shotgun sequence includes the following:
- the LOC103999802 gene encoding uncharacterized protein LOC103999802 isoform X1, which translates to MLGLRFPGRRRSSWELQRSALVSCSLVLLSQFALAMVPRLFPFLSLLAMLPIAAMVMVATILLGRCWRRFLGISASAPAFVLFNILFLWGVYVSTIRQAIPSLLDAILNAECALLLYGLYRILSGDPGMVSYNSSPVESGQNDFAALNVLYEQNSPSFSRVRYCKSCKSSIKGFDHHCPAFGNCIGRKNHRLFIILLAGFLIAESSYTMCSTKFLTKSADSQRMESIHASSLVISTTLFCILQVLWQVVFLIWHIYCICFNIKTEEWINWKRYPEFQLVMEPQPGSPIVQTRFTNPYDKGLLGNILDFIKSKD; encoded by the exons ATGTTGGGCCTGAGGTTCCCGGGGCGGCGGAGATCGTCATGGGAGCTCCAGCGATCTGCTCTCGTCTCTTGCTCCCTCGTCCTCCTCTCTCAGTTCGCCCTAGCCATGGTTCCCCGGCTCTTTCCTTTCCTCTCGCTCCTCGCCATGCTCCCGATCGCAG CTATGGTTATGGTGGCGACGATTCTCTTGGGCAGATGCTGGAGGCGTTTTCTTGGTATTTCTGCATCAGCTCCAGCTTTCGTCCTCTTCAATATACTATTCCTGTGGGGAGTTTATGTCAGCACGATTCGGCAAG CCATCCCTTCGTTATTGGATGCCATTCTCAATGCTGAGTGTGCTTTACTTCTGTATGGTCTTTATAG aatacTTTCTGGTGATCCTGGAATGGTTTCTTATAACTCTTCTCCTGTGGAGTCTGGCCAGAATGACTTTGCTGCTCTAAATGTTCTATATGAG CAGAACTCTCCATCATTTTCCAGAGTTAGATATTGCAAAAGTTGTAAATCAAGTATTAAGGGATTTGACCACCATTGTCCTGCTTTTGGGAATTGCATAG GTCGGAAGAACCATCGTCTGTTTATTATTCTTTTAGCTGGATTTCTTATTGCTGAATCCTCCTACACAATGTGTTCAACTAAGT TTCTTACAAAGTCTGCTGATTCACAGAGGATGGAG AGCATTCATGCTAGCAGCTTGGTCATCAGTACGACGCTTTTCTGCATCCTCCAAGTGCTATGGCAG GTGGTATTCTTGATATGGCATATTTACTGCATCTGCTTCAACATTAAAACAGAGGAATGG ATCAACTGGAAGAGGTATCCTGAATTTCAACTTGTCATGGAACCTCAACCAG GGAGCCCTATTGTACAAACCAGGTTCACCAATCCGTATGATAAAGGTCTTCTTGGTAACATCCTAGACTTTATAAAATCAAAGGATTAA
- the LOC135670998 gene encoding uncharacterized protein At3g17950-like: MAQQEGGWPLGLQPVNVRIGLVRNVGFSGSHSFRTLITASPSSSSSSSSGLDTESTGSFFHDRSSTLGSLIGITSILDLSNRSLRRSRQQENPRTNKNRKTKTWFSLCARTQLSGDVTDASPSLGSFLEAERRASNARQVRNGVSITYVLEGLAESRPAPEPNTVFSDGLVLPPPPQCPQSGTHAVLGLHSGHCFALMFPCVAAQSTE; the protein is encoded by the exons ATGGCTCAACAG GAAGGAGGTTGGCCTCTTGGGTTGCAGCCAGTGAACGTGAGGATCGGTTTAGTCAGGAACGTTGGCTTCTCTGGCTCTCATTCCTTCAGGACTCTCATCACTGCTTCTCCAAGCTCATCTTCTAGCTCTTCATCTGGCTTAGATACGGAG TCCACCGGATCTTTCTTTCATGATCGTAGCAGCACCCTCGGCAGCCTCATCGGCATCACCAGCATCCTCGATCTGTCGAACAGGTCGCTTCGGAGGAGCAGGCAACAGGAGAATCCAAGGACGAACAAGAACCGCAAGACCAAAACCTGGTTCTCACTGTGCGCGAGAACTCAGCTCAGCGGCGACGTAACCGACGCTTCTCCATCCCTTGGCTCCTTCCTCGAGGCAGAGAGGAGGGCTAGCAATGCTCGTCAGGTGAGGAATGGTGTTTCGATCACGTATGTGCTCGAAGGGTTGGCCGAGAGCCGACCTGCACCGGAGCCGAACACTGTCTTCTCCGATGGCCTCGTTCTTCCACCTCCTCCTCAGTGCCCTCAAAGCGGGACTCATGCAGTCTTGGGTCTTCATAGTGGCCATTGCTTTGCATTGATGTTTCCATGTGTGGCTGCTCAGTCTACAGAATGA
- the LOC103999802 gene encoding uncharacterized protein LOC103999802 isoform X2, with amino-acid sequence MLGLRFPGRRRSSWELQRSALVSCSLVLLSQFALAMVPRLFPFLSLLAMLPIAAMVMVATILLGRCWRRFLGISASAPAFVLFNILFLWGVYVSTIRQAIPSLLDAILNAECALLLYGLYRILSGDPGMVSYNSSPVESGQNDFAALNVLYENSPSFSRVRYCKSCKSSIKGFDHHCPAFGNCIGRKNHRLFIILLAGFLIAESSYTMCSTKFLTKSADSQRMESIHASSLVISTTLFCILQVLWQVVFLIWHIYCICFNIKTEEWINWKRYPEFQLVMEPQPGSPIVQTRFTNPYDKGLLGNILDFIKSKD; translated from the exons ATGTTGGGCCTGAGGTTCCCGGGGCGGCGGAGATCGTCATGGGAGCTCCAGCGATCTGCTCTCGTCTCTTGCTCCCTCGTCCTCCTCTCTCAGTTCGCCCTAGCCATGGTTCCCCGGCTCTTTCCTTTCCTCTCGCTCCTCGCCATGCTCCCGATCGCAG CTATGGTTATGGTGGCGACGATTCTCTTGGGCAGATGCTGGAGGCGTTTTCTTGGTATTTCTGCATCAGCTCCAGCTTTCGTCCTCTTCAATATACTATTCCTGTGGGGAGTTTATGTCAGCACGATTCGGCAAG CCATCCCTTCGTTATTGGATGCCATTCTCAATGCTGAGTGTGCTTTACTTCTGTATGGTCTTTATAG aatacTTTCTGGTGATCCTGGAATGGTTTCTTATAACTCTTCTCCTGTGGAGTCTGGCCAGAATGACTTTGCTGCTCTAAATGTTCTATATGAG AACTCTCCATCATTTTCCAGAGTTAGATATTGCAAAAGTTGTAAATCAAGTATTAAGGGATTTGACCACCATTGTCCTGCTTTTGGGAATTGCATAG GTCGGAAGAACCATCGTCTGTTTATTATTCTTTTAGCTGGATTTCTTATTGCTGAATCCTCCTACACAATGTGTTCAACTAAGT TTCTTACAAAGTCTGCTGATTCACAGAGGATGGAG AGCATTCATGCTAGCAGCTTGGTCATCAGTACGACGCTTTTCTGCATCCTCCAAGTGCTATGGCAG GTGGTATTCTTGATATGGCATATTTACTGCATCTGCTTCAACATTAAAACAGAGGAATGG ATCAACTGGAAGAGGTATCCTGAATTTCAACTTGTCATGGAACCTCAACCAG GGAGCCCTATTGTACAAACCAGGTTCACCAATCCGTATGATAAAGGTCTTCTTGGTAACATCCTAGACTTTATAAAATCAAAGGATTAA
- the LOC135586527 gene encoding large ribosomal subunit protein eL36x-like, protein MAPPQPNTGLFVGLNKGHIVTKRELPPRPSNRKGKTSKRVHFVRNIIREVAGFAPYEKRITELLKVGKDKRALKVAKRKLGTHKRAKKKREEMANVLRKMRSAGVSDKKK, encoded by the exons ATGGCTCCTCCACAGCCGAACACCGGTCTCTTTGTGGGACTGAACAAAGGTCATATTGTCACCAAGCGAGAGCTGCCTCCTCGCCCTTCGAACAGAAAAGGG AAGACAAGCAAAAGAGTGCATTTTGTTCGAAATATAATCAGGGAGGTTGCTGGATTTGCTCCTTATGAGAAGAGGATTACTGAGTTGCTTAAAGTTGGAAAGGACAAGCGTGCACTAAAAGTGGCAAAGCGAAAGTTGGGTACGCACAAACGGGCCAAGAAGAAGCGTGAGGAGATGGCTAATGTCCTTAGGAAAATGAG GTCTGCTGGAGTGAGTGACAAGAAGAAGTAA